One Lactobacillus sp. CBA3606 DNA segment encodes these proteins:
- the tnpA gene encoding IS200/IS605 family transposase, whose protein sequence is MANKRNSLAHTKWLCKYHIVFTPKYRRKIIYNQYRRDLQEDIRLLCQYKGVKILEGHMMPDHVHLLVSIPPKLSVSSFMGYLKGKSALMMFDQHANLKYKFGNRHFWSVGYYVSTVGLNEATIKKYIRDQEKHDQAEDRLSVREYEDPFKGQGK, encoded by the coding sequence ATGGCGAATAAGCGAAATAGTCTTGCGCATACCAAATGGCTGTGCAAGTACCATATTGTATTCACTCCAAAGTATAGGAGAAAAATAATTTATAATCAATATCGACGTGATTTGCAAGAAGATATTCGATTACTATGCCAATACAAAGGCGTAAAAATTTTGGAAGGCCATATGATGCCGGACCATGTGCATTTATTGGTAAGTATTCCACCGAAGCTGAGTGTATCAAGTTTCATGGGGTATTTGAAAGGTAAATCAGCATTGATGATGTTTGACCAGCATGCGAATTTAAAATATAAATTTGGAAATCGACATTTCTGGTCAGTTGGTTATTATGTCAGCACAGTTGGGTTGAATGAGGCAACCATCAAGAAGTATATCCGTGATCAGGAGAAACATGATCAAGCGGAAGATCGCTTGAGTGTTCGGGAATATGAGGACCCTTTTAAGGGTCAAGGTAAGTAA
- a CDS encoding aspartate aminotransferase family protein, with translation MVDAKHQMGQRLVQRENHFLASAARINYYDLVIDHAQGAILTDVDGNDYIDLLASASAVNVGHTHPKVVRAIQQQAEKLIHYTPSYFHHQPEQQLAERLAALAPGDDREVVFGNSGSDANEAIIKFARAYTGRQYIVSYMDAYHGSTYGAMTLSGVSLNMTRKMGPLLPGVIHVPYPDLYRRLPHESEHAVSMRYFSAFKAPFESYLPADETAAVLIEPIQGDGGIRQAPAEYLQLVYNFCHAHGILFAVDEVNQGMGRTGKMWSVERFEHVIPDLMSVGKSLASGMPLSAVIGRRDIMESLAAPAHTFTTGANPICCAASLATLDVLNTEQLLAKSLADGDYVRRQFLKLQQRHPKIGDVRMYGLDGGIEIVKDAVSKTPDPEFASRVIYAAFQHGVVIITLKGNILRFQPPLVITRAQLDTALTVLDAAFTAAKNDDVTLPAGKIGW, from the coding sequence ATGGTAGATGCTAAACATCAAATGGGACAACGATTAGTACAACGAGAAAATCATTTTTTAGCTTCGGCGGCACGCATTAATTATTATGATTTAGTTATTGATCATGCGCAGGGGGCAATTTTGACGGATGTGGATGGGAATGACTATATTGATTTATTGGCGAGTGCTTCTGCGGTCAATGTTGGTCATACGCATCCCAAAGTGGTGCGGGCTATTCAGCAACAAGCGGAAAAGTTGATTCACTATACACCATCTTATTTTCATCATCAGCCTGAACAACAGTTGGCGGAACGGTTAGCGGCATTGGCACCTGGCGATGACCGTGAAGTGGTTTTTGGCAATTCTGGTTCAGATGCCAATGAAGCCATTATCAAATTTGCTCGTGCCTATACTGGGCGACAATACATAGTGTCTTACATGGATGCGTATCATGGCTCAACGTATGGGGCCATGACATTATCTGGCGTTAGCTTGAACATGACACGTAAAATGGGACCATTGTTACCAGGAGTGATCCATGTGCCATATCCTGATTTATATCGGCGGTTACCACATGAAAGTGAACATGCGGTCTCCATGCGATATTTTTCCGCATTTAAAGCGCCATTTGAGTCTTATTTACCGGCCGATGAAACGGCGGCCGTTTTGATTGAACCGATTCAAGGCGATGGCGGTATTCGGCAGGCTCCCGCTGAATATTTGCAGCTTGTTTATAATTTTTGTCACGCACACGGTATTTTGTTTGCGGTCGATGAAGTTAATCAGGGAATGGGTCGGACCGGAAAAATGTGGAGCGTTGAACGGTTTGAACACGTGATTCCAGATTTGATGTCCGTTGGGAAGTCGTTAGCCTCGGGGATGCCATTAAGCGCTGTAATTGGTCGACGAGATATTATGGAGAGCTTAGCGGCACCAGCCCATACCTTTACAACTGGTGCAAACCCAATCTGTTGTGCGGCCTCGTTAGCGACACTTGATGTTTTAAATACTGAACAATTATTAGCTAAGTCATTAGCAGATGGTGACTATGTGCGGCGGCAGTTTTTGAAATTACAACAACGACATCCTAAAATTGGTGATGTGCGGATGTATGGTTTGGACGGTGGGATTGAAATCGTTAAAGACGCAGTGTCCAAAACGCCGGACCCAGAATTTGCGAGTCGTGTTATCTATGCCGCTTTTCAGCATGGAGTGGTCATAATTACGCTAAAAGGCAATATTTTACGGTTTCAGCCACCGTTAGTAATCACCCGGGCCCAATTGGATACGGCACTGACCGTGTTGGATGCGGCCTTTACTGCAGCCAAAAATGATGACGTGACACTCCCAGCTGGTAAAATTGGCTGGTAA
- the dltD gene encoding D-alanyl-lipoteichoic acid biosynthesis protein DltD: MSVPKRLFKIFGPIILAAILLLAVLLSPFSFGLNHVSKTTEKKAAVSLSPNILKGRLVKRQALDDGYVPFFGSSEWSRFDPMHPSVLADKYQRNYRPFLLGARGTQSLTQYFVMQSVKKQLTNKKAVFVISPQWFVPKGTRKDAFGYYYSPLQTTDWLQTEQNTAMDRYAAKRLLQMPSGSSDRVLSGALARVAAGLEPTSAQRAYINYKARVLGSEDEFFSKFGVSGKNLNKVATQEKQLPATYNYTNLDALAGKLGQQATTSNNLEISNTFWQTQLKRHYKRLKGSQTTLDYTKSPEFADFQLVLNQFAKNHTDVAFIIPPINQKWANYTGLSMKMMTAFDKKIRYQLTSQGFNNIIDLSKDGQENYFMTDTIHLGWRGWLAVDQKLDPFLSKSTTTTPSYQINDAFYTKQWQQLNPNAISAFEQQ, from the coding sequence ATGAGTGTTCCAAAACGCCTTTTTAAGATTTTTGGGCCAATTATTTTGGCAGCAATCTTATTATTGGCCGTTCTGCTTTCACCATTTTCATTCGGATTAAATCATGTGTCTAAAACGACCGAAAAAAAAGCGGCTGTTTCATTATCACCAAACATTTTGAAGGGTCGCTTAGTTAAACGACAAGCGCTAGATGATGGCTATGTGCCGTTCTTCGGTTCTTCAGAATGGTCACGATTTGATCCGATGCATCCATCTGTATTGGCAGACAAGTACCAGCGTAATTATCGGCCATTTTTACTGGGGGCGCGGGGGACACAGTCGTTGACCCAATACTTCGTGATGCAATCGGTAAAAAAGCAGTTAACTAATAAGAAAGCTGTCTTTGTAATTTCGCCACAATGGTTTGTCCCAAAAGGAACGCGAAAGGATGCTTTTGGGTATTATTACTCACCTTTACAAACGACCGATTGGTTACAGACGGAACAAAATACTGCCATGGATCGTTATGCGGCTAAGCGGTTATTGCAAATGCCGTCAGGTTCTTCGGACCGCGTCTTATCGGGCGCATTGGCTCGGGTAGCGGCAGGCTTAGAGCCAACTAGTGCACAACGGGCTTACATTAATTATAAAGCGCGCGTTTTGGGTAGCGAAGATGAATTCTTCTCTAAATTTGGTGTTTCTGGTAAAAACTTGAATAAAGTTGCGACGCAGGAAAAACAATTACCGGCGACTTATAATTATACGAACCTAGATGCATTGGCTGGTAAGCTTGGTCAGCAAGCCACCACTTCAAATAATTTAGAAATCAGTAATACCTTTTGGCAGACGCAGTTAAAGCGACATTACAAACGCCTTAAAGGTAGTCAAACGACTTTAGATTATACGAAGTCACCAGAATTTGCGGATTTTCAATTGGTCTTGAATCAATTTGCTAAAAATCATACTGACGTTGCCTTTATTATTCCGCCGATTAATCAAAAATGGGCGAACTATACGGGGTTATCGATGAAAATGATGACAGCTTTTGATAAAAAGATTCGTTACCAATTGACCAGTCAAGGATTTAATAACATTATTGACTTATCAAAAGATGGTCAAGAAAATTACTTCATGACTGATACCATTCACTTGGGTTGGCGCGGCTGGTTAGCAGTGGATCAGAAGTTAGATCCATTCTTAAGCAAATCAACGACAACCACTCCAAGTTATCAGATCAATGATGCTTTCTACACAAAGCAGTGGCAACAATTAAATCCGAACGCTATTAGTGCTTTTGAACAACAATAG
- a CDS encoding teichoic acid D-Ala incorporation-associated protein DltX — translation MFAKLKLWFQRPVVQFIVLTVFYFAVMLALVYLYGYSGINQAKFIYNEF, via the coding sequence ATGTTCGCAAAATTGAAACTCTGGTTCCAACGTCCAGTTGTTCAATTCATTGTGCTTACAGTATTCTATTTTGCTGTCATGCTTGCCCTGGTTTATTTGTACGGGTATAGCGGTATTAATCAGGCCAAGTTTATCTACAATGAATTCTAA
- the lepA gene encoding translation elongation factor 4 — protein MDKATMQDRQKHIRNFSIVAHIDHGKSTLADRILELTDTISKREMQDQVLDSMDLERERGITIKLNAVELHYTAKNGETYIFHLIDTPGHVDFTYEVSRSLAACEGAVLVVDAAQGVEAQTLANVYLAIDDDLEIVPVINKIDLPSAEPEKVRQEIEDDIGIEADDAVLASAKAGIGIEELLEQVVHKIPAPTGDIEAPLKALVFDSVYDDYRGVVLSIRVHEGVVRPGDKIRLMNSGSEYEVTEVGVNSPKPIARDFLMAGDVGYITASIKDIQDTRVGDTVTNAAHPTEKALAGYREMNPMVYAGIYPTDNAKFTDLREALEKLKLNDAALEFEAESSQALGFGFRCGFLGLLHMDVVQERLEREFNLELITTAPSVTYHVKLTDGTEKAVENPADMPEASALKEIREPYVKAQIMVPNDYVGAVMELAQRKRGEFDTMAYLDNNRVNVVYHIPLSEIIFDFFDKLKSNTRGYASLDYDIEGYRPSNLVKIDILLNGDKVDALSFIAHQDFAAARGREITAKLKNIIPRQNFEIPVQATIGAKIIARTNIKAYRKDVTAHLYGGDRTRRMKLLEKQKVGKKRMKAVGRVEIPQEAFMAVLKTDEEENPS, from the coding sequence ATGGATAAAGCGACAATGCAGGATCGACAAAAACATATCCGTAATTTTTCAATCGTCGCCCATATTGATCATGGTAAATCAACGTTGGCCGATCGAATTCTCGAATTAACGGATACGATTTCTAAGCGTGAGATGCAAGATCAAGTGCTCGACTCAATGGATTTGGAACGTGAACGTGGGATTACCATTAAGTTGAACGCCGTGGAATTACATTATACTGCCAAAAATGGCGAAACTTATATTTTTCATTTAATTGATACCCCCGGTCACGTGGACTTCACGTATGAAGTATCACGGAGCTTAGCGGCGTGTGAAGGGGCTGTCTTGGTCGTTGATGCTGCGCAAGGGGTTGAAGCCCAGACCTTGGCGAACGTGTATCTAGCGATTGATGATGACTTAGAAATCGTTCCAGTAATTAATAAAATTGATTTGCCATCAGCCGAACCGGAAAAAGTTCGTCAAGAAATTGAGGATGATATCGGAATTGAGGCTGATGATGCGGTCTTGGCTTCTGCTAAAGCTGGCATTGGGATTGAAGAATTGCTAGAACAAGTTGTGCATAAGATTCCAGCGCCAACTGGCGACATTGAAGCGCCCTTAAAAGCATTAGTCTTTGATTCCGTCTATGATGATTATCGTGGGGTTGTTTTAAGTATTCGGGTTCATGAAGGGGTCGTTCGCCCTGGCGATAAGATTCGGCTTATGAACAGTGGTAGTGAATATGAAGTAACCGAAGTAGGGGTCAATTCACCTAAACCAATTGCGCGTGATTTTCTAATGGCGGGTGATGTTGGTTATATTACGGCCAGCATCAAAGATATTCAAGATACGCGAGTAGGTGATACGGTTACGAATGCGGCGCATCCGACTGAAAAAGCGTTGGCAGGTTATCGGGAAATGAATCCAATGGTGTATGCCGGGATTTATCCAACTGATAATGCGAAGTTTACCGATTTACGGGAAGCATTAGAAAAGCTGAAACTCAATGATGCCGCCCTTGAATTTGAAGCAGAATCTTCACAAGCGTTAGGCTTTGGATTCCGATGTGGGTTCTTAGGCCTGTTGCACATGGATGTGGTGCAAGAGCGATTGGAACGCGAATTTAATTTAGAGTTGATTACGACGGCGCCATCAGTGACTTACCATGTTAAGTTAACGGATGGGACGGAGAAAGCTGTTGAAAATCCAGCTGACATGCCTGAAGCGTCAGCTTTAAAAGAAATTCGTGAACCATACGTTAAGGCTCAGATTATGGTTCCTAATGATTACGTTGGCGCAGTTATGGAGCTAGCACAACGGAAGCGTGGCGAATTTGATACGATGGCTTACTTGGATAATAATCGGGTAAACGTGGTCTATCATATTCCGCTATCTGAAATTATCTTTGATTTCTTTGATAAATTAAAATCCAATACACGCGGTTATGCGTCATTGGATTATGATATTGAAGGTTATCGGCCTAGCAATTTAGTTAAGATTGATATCTTATTAAATGGGGATAAGGTTGATGCTTTGAGCTTTATTGCGCATCAAGACTTTGCTGCGGCCCGTGGGCGTGAAATTACGGCTAAGTTGAAGAATATCATCCCCCGACAAAACTTTGAAATTCCAGTCCAGGCGACAATCGGTGCTAAAATTATTGCGCGGACGAATATTAAGGCTTATCGTAAAGATGTTACGGCCCATCTGTATGGTGGTGATCGGACGCGGCGGATGAAGTTACTCGAAAAACAAAAAGTTGGTAAGAAACGGATGAAGGCCGTTGGGCGGGTCGAAATCCCACAAGAAGCGTTCATGGCAGTTTTGAAAACTGATGAGGAAGAAAATCCGTCATAA
- the dltA gene encoding D-alanine--poly(phosphoribitol) ligase subunit DltA, with amino-acid sequence MIKNIISTIDDYARTQPEKVVYDVQGVTHTYAELKAYSDALAAHLETLALTPKAPIIVFGGQTFEMIATFLGVVKAGRAYIPIDTHSPNERLTMINAIAKPAAVIAVADLPTGVGTTPVIIPDQLKAIFATPVQYQPQHAVSGDEDYYIIFTSGTTGQPKGVEISHTNLLSYVNWMLGDDFGLPEQPKALSQPPYSFDLSVMDVYPTLASGGTLYALPKAVTDDFKQLFAVLPTLPINVWVSTPSFMDICLLEPKFDASHLPNLTHFLFCGEELTHKTAATLKARFPAARIFNTYGPTETCVAVTQIEITTAALEKYPRLPIGYAKADTQMLVVDEANQPVAAGVEGELVIAGPSVSKGYLNNPAKTAKAFFTLAGQRAYHTGDIGTMDADGLFRYCGRVDFQIKMNGYRIELEEVDHFLGQQQHIKQAVAVPKYNKDHKVTQMIAYVVPKANDFASDFALTTAIKKDLQGMMMEYMIPQRFVYQTSLPLTPNGKIDVKSIIKEVNPE; translated from the coding sequence ATGATCAAAAATATAATCAGTACCATTGATGATTATGCACGGACGCAACCTGAAAAAGTGGTTTATGATGTCCAGGGCGTGACGCACACGTACGCTGAATTAAAAGCTTATTCAGATGCGTTAGCAGCTCACCTCGAGACACTAGCTTTAACACCAAAGGCACCAATTATTGTTTTCGGTGGGCAAACTTTTGAAATGATTGCCACTTTCTTAGGGGTGGTTAAAGCGGGACGCGCCTACATTCCGATTGATACGCATTCACCAAATGAACGTTTAACGATGATTAATGCGATTGCCAAGCCCGCGGCAGTAATTGCGGTTGCCGATTTGCCGACTGGTGTGGGGACGACACCTGTTATCATTCCAGATCAATTAAAGGCAATTTTTGCAACGCCCGTGCAGTACCAGCCGCAGCATGCGGTCAGTGGTGATGAGGATTATTACATCATCTTTACGTCAGGGACAACGGGGCAGCCTAAAGGGGTTGAAATTAGTCACACCAATCTATTGAGCTATGTCAATTGGATGTTAGGTGATGATTTTGGCTTACCTGAGCAACCTAAGGCGTTGTCACAACCACCGTATTCATTTGATTTATCGGTTATGGATGTGTATCCAACCTTGGCTAGCGGGGGAACCCTGTATGCCTTACCGAAAGCGGTGACGGATGACTTCAAACAACTGTTTGCGGTTTTACCAACCTTACCGATTAATGTTTGGGTTTCAACGCCCTCATTTATGGATATTTGCTTGTTAGAACCTAAATTTGATGCCAGTCATTTACCTAACCTAACGCATTTTCTGTTTTGTGGTGAGGAACTGACACATAAGACGGCCGCAACGCTCAAAGCGCGTTTTCCTGCAGCCCGGATTTTTAATACGTATGGTCCGACGGAAACTTGTGTGGCAGTGACGCAGATTGAAATTACGACTGCGGCGCTTGAAAAGTATCCGCGCTTGCCAATTGGTTATGCAAAAGCTGATACACAAATGCTGGTCGTTGATGAGGCGAATCAACCGGTTGCTGCTGGGGTTGAAGGTGAATTAGTGATTGCCGGACCTAGTGTGTCTAAAGGCTATTTGAATAATCCGGCCAAAACGGCGAAGGCCTTTTTCACCTTAGCTGGACAACGTGCCTATCATACTGGTGATATTGGGACGATGGATGCGGATGGTTTATTCCGTTACTGTGGTCGGGTAGACTTTCAGATTAAAATGAATGGCTACCGTATCGAACTAGAAGAGGTCGATCATTTTCTCGGCCAACAACAGCATATTAAGCAAGCAGTCGCAGTGCCTAAGTATAATAAGGACCACAAAGTCACACAGATGATCGCGTATGTTGTGCCTAAGGCTAATGATTTTGCCAGTGACTTTGCCCTAACGACTGCTATTAAGAAAGACTTACAAGGAATGATGATGGAATACATGATTCCGCAACGGTTTGTTTATCAAACCAGCTTGCCACTTACGCCGAACGGTAAAATTGATGTTAAGTCGATCATTAAAGAGGTTAACCCCGAATGA
- the dltC gene encoding D-alanine--poly(phosphoribitol) ligase subunit DltC has protein sequence MTMDDTKSTVLSILQDLTGEDVSGHMDTNLFDEGILDSMGSVQLLLELQSQLGIEVPVSEFERSEWDTPEKIVAKVESMQ, from the coding sequence ATAACAATGGATGACACAAAATCAACAGTATTATCAATTTTACAAGATTTAACGGGTGAAGATGTTTCTGGACACATGGACACGAACTTATTTGATGAAGGCATTTTAGATTCAATGGGCTCAGTTCAGTTATTATTGGAATTACAAAGTCAATTGGGTATTGAAGTCCCAGTTTCTGAATTTGAACGTAGTGAATGGGATACCCCCGAAAAAATCGTTGCTAAGGTCGAGAGCATGCAATGA
- a CDS encoding APC family permease produces MHNFLKRLTLKEDPSIYEDKDAHLKRVLTVKDFLALGVGTIVSTSIFTLPGVVAAEHAGPAVVFSFLVAAIVAGLVAFAYAEMSAAMPFAGSAYSWINVMFGEFFGWIAGWALLAEYFIALAFVGSGLSANFRGLLTPLGVTFPKALANTFGTDGGVVDIVAVVVIALVSWLLAHGVREAARVENVLVILKVIAILIFIIVGATALHVNNYVPFIPKYQLNADGTAFGGWQGIYAGVSMIFLSYIGFDSIAANSAEAKNPGKTMPRGILGSLAIAVVLFVAVALVLVGMFKYTSYANNAEPVGWALRHAGHPIVASVIQGIAVIGMFTALIGMTLAGSRLIYSFGRDGMLPSWLGKLNKNKLPNNALLALTIVAIIIGAFCPFAFLAQLISAGTLIAFMFVSLGIYGLRRREGHDLPVPAFKMPFYPVLPAIAFLGALFVFWGLDIQAKLYAGIWFILGLIIYFGYGIRHSYLGQQHTKK; encoded by the coding sequence ATGCATAATTTTTTGAAACGATTGACTTTAAAAGAAGATCCAAGCATCTATGAAGATAAAGACGCCCATCTTAAACGGGTTCTGACGGTCAAAGATTTCTTAGCACTAGGGGTGGGGACAATTGTGTCCACTTCGATTTTTACGCTACCAGGCGTAGTCGCTGCTGAGCATGCCGGCCCAGCGGTGGTGTTCTCATTTTTAGTGGCTGCGATTGTGGCGGGACTGGTTGCCTTTGCATATGCCGAAATGTCAGCGGCCATGCCATTTGCTGGTTCAGCTTATTCTTGGATTAATGTAATGTTTGGTGAATTCTTTGGCTGGATTGCCGGTTGGGCCTTGTTAGCCGAGTATTTCATTGCGCTGGCCTTTGTTGGTTCAGGGCTTTCGGCTAACTTCCGGGGGCTATTAACGCCATTAGGTGTGACCTTTCCCAAGGCGTTAGCGAATACCTTTGGGACCGATGGGGGCGTCGTTGATATTGTGGCAGTGGTCGTGATTGCCTTAGTATCTTGGTTGTTAGCCCATGGTGTCCGTGAAGCTGCTCGCGTTGAAAATGTGTTAGTGATTTTAAAAGTAATTGCCATTTTAATTTTCATTATTGTTGGGGCGACAGCACTACATGTTAATAACTACGTGCCGTTCATTCCTAAATACCAGCTAAACGCTGATGGGACTGCCTTTGGCGGTTGGCAAGGTATTTATGCCGGTGTTTCAATGATTTTCTTATCTTATATTGGTTTTGATTCCATTGCAGCTAATTCAGCGGAAGCTAAAAATCCAGGCAAAACGATGCCACGAGGGATTCTAGGTTCCTTAGCAATTGCCGTTGTGTTGTTTGTTGCAGTAGCACTGGTGTTAGTCGGGATGTTTAAATATACGTCGTATGCGAACAATGCTGAACCTGTTGGTTGGGCTTTACGCCATGCTGGTCATCCGATTGTTGCTAGTGTGATTCAGGGTATCGCGGTGATTGGGATGTTTACCGCACTCATTGGGATGACGTTGGCGGGGTCACGGTTAATTTATTCCTTTGGTCGTGATGGTATGTTGCCAAGTTGGCTTGGTAAGCTGAATAAGAATAAGCTGCCAAACAATGCGTTGCTGGCCTTAACGATTGTCGCTATTATTATTGGCGCATTTTGTCCATTTGCTTTTTTGGCACAATTGATTTCGGCCGGGACTCTAATTGCATTTATGTTTGTCTCGCTAGGTATTTACGGGTTACGGCGGCGTGAAGGGCATGATTTGCCAGTACCAGCATTTAAAATGCCGTTTTATCCAGTTTTACCTGCAATTGCCTTTTTAGGGGCCTTGTTTGTTTTCTGGGGCTTGGATATTCAAGCTAAATTGTATGCTGGAATTTGGTTCATCTTAGGATTAATCATTTACTTTGGTTATGGTATTCGGCATTCTTATTTAGGACAGCAACATACTAAAAAATAA
- the dltB gene encoding D-alanyl-lipoteichoic acid biosynthesis protein DltB — translation MSFTFDPYGNPTYFILLFVALLPLMIGLLYGHRSHIYESIISFVFLLLTFGGVKWHTGIALVIYLVYQICLVWLYSRYRQRADSSNKGWIFVVSVILAIIPLAVVKITPAVSKGASSIIGFLGISYLTFKVVQTIMETRDGTIKEFHPILFGQFLLFFPTISSGPIDRYRRFVKDYDSVPTRVKYLDLVEKGVRYIFLGFLYKFLLAYIFGTLMLPTVGHAALQAHGISWALLGYMYVYSMDLFFDFAGYSLFAVGVSYLMGVETPMNFNQPFRSKNIKDFWNRWHMTLSFWFRDFIYMRMVFFFMKHKVFKSRITTANVCYVINMLIMGFWHGETWYYIAYGLFHGLAMVANDAWLRFKKKHREQIPHNKFTEGFAIFLTFNVVCLSFLLFSGFLNTLFFVPRH, via the coding sequence ATGTCCTTTACGTTTGATCCATATGGTAATCCCACCTATTTCATCTTACTTTTCGTTGCGTTATTACCATTGATGATTGGGTTACTTTATGGTCACCGCTCGCATATTTACGAATCAATTATTTCCTTTGTATTCTTATTGCTGACTTTTGGTGGCGTGAAGTGGCACACTGGGATTGCATTGGTAATTTACTTGGTTTACCAGATCTGTCTAGTTTGGTTGTATTCGCGGTACCGGCAACGCGCCGATTCGTCGAATAAAGGCTGGATATTTGTGGTTAGCGTCATTTTAGCGATTATTCCGTTGGCTGTGGTAAAAATCACGCCGGCCGTTTCAAAGGGCGCTAGTTCCATTATTGGGTTTTTAGGTATTTCCTATTTGACCTTCAAAGTGGTCCAAACCATTATGGAAACTCGAGATGGGACGATTAAAGAGTTCCATCCGATCTTATTCGGACAGTTTTTACTATTTTTCCCAACAATTTCTTCAGGACCGATTGACCGTTATCGTCGCTTTGTTAAAGATTATGATAGTGTGCCAACGCGCGTGAAGTATTTAGATTTAGTGGAAAAAGGGGTCCGTTACATTTTCTTGGGATTCTTGTATAAGTTTTTACTGGCTTATATTTTTGGCACGTTAATGTTACCAACGGTGGGGCATGCGGCCTTACAAGCACATGGTATTTCATGGGCCTTACTGGGTTACATGTACGTGTACAGTATGGATCTATTCTTTGACTTTGCCGGATACAGTTTGTTTGCGGTTGGGGTGAGTTATTTAATGGGGGTCGAAACCCCAATGAACTTTAACCAACCGTTCCGGTCAAAGAATATTAAAGATTTTTGGAATCGTTGGCATATGACGCTGTCATTTTGGTTCCGTGACTTTATCTATATGCGGATGGTCTTCTTCTTCATGAAACATAAAGTCTTTAAGAGCCGAATTACGACGGCTAATGTCTGCTACGTGATCAACATGTTAATCATGGGGTTCTGGCATGGTGAGACGTGGTACTACATTGCATATGGGTTATTCCATGGCTTGGCGATGGTTGCCAATGATGCTTGGTTGCGTTTTAAGAAAAAGCACCGCGAACAAATTCCACATAATAAGTTTACGGAAGGCTTCGCAATTTTCTTAACGTTTAACGTTGTTTGTTTAAGTTTCTTATTGTTCTCAGGCTTTTTAAACACTTTGTTCTTTGTTCCACGGCATTAA